In Candidatus Coatesbacteria bacterium, one DNA window encodes the following:
- a CDS encoding copper-binding protein: MRHLAALLVIALAVPVVAADHQIDIQDFNYDPAAKTISVGDTITWTNIDMVDHSVTHDSGDFDSGLLSHGESWSYTFNEAGEFDYYCTVHPAMTAVVIVESDAPINNTSWGELKRQLR; this comes from the coding sequence ATGCGTCACTTAGCCGCTTTACTCGTCATCGCCCTGGCCGTCCCCGTCGTCGCCGCCGACCACCAGATCGACATTCAGGACTTCAACTACGACCCGGCCGCAAAGACCATCAGCGTGGGCGATACGATAACCTGGACCAATATCGACATGGTCGATCACAGCGTCACCCATGACAGCGGTGACTTCGATTCCGGCCTGTTGAGTCATGGAGAGAGTTGGAGTTACACCTTCAACGAAGCCGGCGAGTTCGACTACTATTGCACCGTTCATCCGGCGATGACCGCCGTTGTCATCGTCGAGTCCGACGCCCCGATCAACAACACCAGTTGGGGTGAATTGAAACGGCAACTGCGTTAG